A portion of the Callithrix jacchus isolate 240 chromosome 13, calJac240_pri, whole genome shotgun sequence genome contains these proteins:
- the CLN8 gene encoding protein CLN8, whose translation MMNPVSNGGTSESVFDLDYASWGIRSTLVVAGFVFYLGVFVVCHQLSSSLNATYRSLVAREKVFWDLAATRAVFGVQSTAAGLWALLGDPVLHADKARGQQNWCWFHITTATGFFFFENVAVHLSSLAFRTFDLFLAVHHLFAFLGFLGCSVSLQAGHYLAMTTLLLEMSTPFTCISWMLLKAGWSDSLFWKLNQWLMIHMFHCRMVLTYHMWWVCFWHWDGLVSSLYLPHLALYLVGLALLTLIINPYWTQKKTQQLLNPVDWNFAQPEAKSRPEGNGQLLRKKRP comes from the exons ATGATGAATCCTGTGAGCAACGGGGGCACATCAGAGAGCGTTTTTGACCTGGACTATGCCTCCTGGGGGATCCGCTCCACGCTGGTGGTCGCTGGCTTTGTCTTCTACCTGGGTGTCTTTGTGGTCTGCCACCAGCTGTCGTCCTCCCTGAATGCCACGTACCGTTCTTTGGTGGCCAGAGAGAAGGTCTTCTGGGACCTGGCGGCCACGCGTGCAGTGTTCGGTGTTCAGAGCACGGCTGCAGGCCTGTGGGCTCTGCTGGGGGACCCTGTGCTCCATGCCGACAAGGCACGTGGCCAGCAGAACTGGTGCTGGTTTCACATCACGACGGCAACgggcttctttttctttgaaaacgTCGCAGTCCACCTGTCCAGCTTGGCCTTCCGAACATTTGACCTGTTTCTGGCTGTCCACCATCTCTTTGCCTTCCTCGGGTTTCTTGGCTGCTCAGTCAGTCTCCAAGCTGGCCACTATCTGGCTATGACCACCTTGCTCCTGGAGATGAGCACTCCCTTTACCTGCATTTCCTGGATGCTCTTAAAG GCGGGCTGGTCCGATTCTCTGTTTTGGAAGCTCAACCAGTGGCTGATGATTCACATGTTTCACTGCCGCATGGTCCTGACCTACCACATGTGGTGGGTGTGTTTCTGGCACTGGGACGGCCTGGTCAGCAGCCTGTACCTGCCTCATCTGGCACTCTACCTTGTTGGACTGGCTCTGCTTACACTAATCATTAATCCGTACTGGACCCAGAAGAAGACTCAGCAGCTTCTCAATCCGGTGGACTGGAACTTTGCACAGCCAGAAGCCAAGAGCAGGCCGGAAGGCAACGGGCAGCTGCTGCGGAAGAAGAGGCCGTAG